The following are from one region of the Sorghum bicolor cultivar BTx623 chromosome 2, Sorghum_bicolor_NCBIv3, whole genome shotgun sequence genome:
- the LOC110433013 gene encoding uncharacterized protein LOC110433013, whose translation MAMATALGASGAPWLPSSSSSSSSLPFPPTAAATDARQQPLAPTENATCSLLSVCDLIHNAQDNGPIGDYYINRCSILHMVGNGCIAQTGCHQAMGDRLKAIILYIMFC comes from the exons ATGGCTATGGCGACGGCGCTGGGCGCGAGCGGTGCGCCATGGCTgccctcgtcctcctcctcgtcctcctctctCCCCTTCCCTCCCACAGCGGCGGCGACAGACGCGAGGCAACAACCTCTGGCACCAACAG AGAATGCCACATGCTCCCTTTTATCTGTCTGCGATTTGATCCACAATGCTCAGGACAATGGACCGATAGGAGACTACTATATCAACAGGTGTTCCATCTTGCATATGGTGGGAAATGGCTGCATAGCTCAGACTGGTTGTCATCAAGCAATGGGAGATAGACTAAAAGCAATTATTCTCTACATTATGTTCTGTTAG